The Canis lupus familiaris isolate Mischka breed German Shepherd chromosome X, alternate assembly UU_Cfam_GSD_1.0, whole genome shotgun sequence genome has a segment encoding these proteins:
- the IRAK1 gene encoding interleukin-1 receptor-associated kinase 1 isoform X1, translating into MAGGPGPGDPAAPGAQHFLYEVPPWVMCRFYKVMDALEPADWCQFAALIVRDQTELRLCERSGQRTASVLWPWINRNARVADLVSILTHLQLLRARDIITAWHPPAPLLPPSTSAPRPSSPPAPCEADVPRPRKLPTASASTLPSPAFPGSQTHSGAELGPVHSPGILQPPPPRPAPSSTKPSAESPASLLQGAHPSPFCWPLSEISQGTHNFSDKLKIGEGGFGCVYRAVMRNTLYAVKRLKEGADLEWTTVKQSFLTEVEQLSRFRHPNIVDFAGYCAESGFYCLVYGFLPNGSLEDRLHFQTEACAPLSWPQRLNILLGTARAIQFLHQDSPSLIHGDIKRRLWGAALARAHPTPLLPSASSNVLLDDRLMPKLGDFGLARLSRFAGANPGQSSTVARTRTVRGTLAYLPEEYVKTGRLAVDTDTFSFGVVVLETLAGQRAVRTQGAKTKYLKDLVEEEAEEAGVTLRSTQSTLQAGLATDAWAAPIASQICKKHLDPRPGPCPPELGLVLGQLACCCLHRRAKRRPPMTQVYERLEKLQVAVAVAGAEAAHHGPPSPQENSYVSVPSSGASPRQPLAAPSGAPAQATEWLQKGPNQPVESDESVSGLSAALCSWHMSPSCPPGLALPGSPAQGATLGAAAPLGQAGSARGGASQEPSWGGGPGPQLTAVEGSLLSSSASSQPPQIVINPARQKMVQKLALYEDGVLDSLQLLSSSSLPDLGGEHQHRPRPEESDEFQS; encoded by the exons atgGCCGGTGGGCCGGGCCCGGGGGACCCCGCGGCCCCCGGCGCCCAGCACTTCTTGTACGAGGTGCCGCCCTGGGTCATGTGCCGCTTCTACAAAGTGATGGACGCGCTGGAGCCCGCCGACTGGTGCCAGTTCG CCGCCCTGATCGTGCGCGACCAGACCGAGCTGCGGCTGTGCGAGCGCTCCGGGCAGCGCACGGCCAGCGTCCTGTGGCCCTGGATCAACCGCAACGCCCGCGTGGCCGACCTCGTGAGCATCCTCACGCACCTGCAGCTGCTCCGCGCCCGGGACATCATCACGGCCT GGCACCCGcccgcccccctcctgccccccagcaccAGCGCCCCGAGGCCCAGCAGCCCCCCTGCGCCCTGTGAGGCCGACGTCCCCCGCCCCCGGAAGCTGCCGACGGCGTCGGCGTCCACACTCCCGTCCCCAG CTTTTCCAGGCTCCCAGACCCATTCTGGGGCTGAGCTCGGTCCTGTCCACAGCCCTGGCATCCTGCAGCCGCCACCGCCACGTCCAGCCCCTTCCTCTACCAAG CCCAGCGCAGAGAGCCCAGCGtcgctcctgcagggagcccaccccTCTCCGTTCTGCTGGCCCCTCAGTGAGATCTCCCAGGGCACCCACAACTTCTCGGACAAGCTGAAGATCGGGGAGGGCGGCTTCGGCTGCGTGTACCGGGCGGTGATGAGGAACACGCTGTACGCGGTGAAGAGGCTGAAGGAG ggggcagaCCTGGAGTGGACCACAGTGAAGCAGAGCTTCCTGACCGAAGTGGAACAACTGTCACG GTTTCGTCACCCAAACATTGTGGACTTTGCTGGCTACTGTGCCGAGAGTGGCTTCTACTGCCTCGTCTACGGCTTCCTGCCCAATGGCTCCCTGGAAGACCGCCTGCACTTCCAG aCCGAGGCCTGCGCCCCTCTCTCCTGGCCTCAGCGACTGAACATCCTTCTGGGCACAGCACGGGCCATTCAGTTTTTACATCAGGACAGCCCCAGCCTCATCCACGGAGACATCAAAAG GCGACTGTGGGGTGCGGCGCTGGCCCGGGCCCACCCGACACCGCTCCTTCCCTCCGCAAGTTCCAACGTCCTCCTGGATGACAGACTGATGCCCAAACTGGGAGACTTTGGCCTGGCCCGTCTCAGCCGTTTTGCAGGGGCCAACCCCGGCCAGAGCAGCACAGTGGCCCGGACGCGGACGGTGCGCGGCACCCTGGCCTACCTGCCCGAGGAGTACGTCAAGACGGGGAGACTGGCCGTGGACACGGATACCTTCAGCTTCGGCGTG GTTGTGCTGGAGACCCTGGCTGGCCAGAGGGCTGTGAGGACGCAGGGTGCCAAGACCAAGTATCTG AAGGACCTGGTGGAAGAGGAGGCCGAGGAGGCCGGGGTGACCCTCAGAAGCACCCAGAGCACACTCCAAGCAGGCCTGGCCACGGATGCCTGGGCCGCCCCGATTGCCAGCCAGATCTGTAAGAAGCACCTGGACCCCAGGCCCGGGCCGTGCCCGCCGGAGCTGGGCTTGGTCCTGGGCCAGCTGGCTTGCTGCTGCCTGCACCGCCGGGCCAAGAGGAGGCCCCCCATGACCCAG GTGTACGAGCGTCTGGAGAAGCTGCAGGTGGCGGTGGCAGTGGCAGGAGCAGAGGCTGCCCACCACGGCCCCCCATCCCCGCAGGAGAACTCGTACGTGTCCGTCCCCAGCAGCGGCGCCAGCCCACGGCAGCCCCTGGCGGCTCCGTCGGGAGCACCGGCCCAGGCCACGGAGTGGCTCCAGAAAGGCCCCAACCAGCCCGTGGAGAGTGACGAGAGTGTGTCCGGCCTGTCCGCCGCCCTGTGTTCCTGGCACATGAGCCCCAGCTGCCCCCCGGGCCTGGCCTTGCCGGGCAGCCCTGCGCAGGGGGCCACCCTGGGGGCCGCGGCCCCCCTCGGGCAGGCCGGCAGTGCTCGGGGGGGCGCCAGCCAGGAGCCGAGCTGGGGCGGTGGCCCAGGGCCCCAGCTGACAGCTGTGGAAG gatCACTGTTGAGCAGCTCCGCGTCATCGCAGCCACCGCAGATCGTCATCAACCCGGCCCGACAGAAGATGGTGCAGAAGCTGGCCTTGTACGAGGACGGGGTCCTGGACAGCCTGCAGCTGCTGTCCTCTAGCTCCCTCCCAG ACCTAGGAGGGGAGCACCAGCACAGGCCGCGGCCCGAGGAGAGTGATGAATTCCAGAGCTGA
- the IRAK1 gene encoding interleukin-1 receptor-associated kinase 1 isoform X2, whose translation MAGGPGPGDPAAPGAQHFLYEVPPWVMCRFYKVMDALEPADWCQFAALIVRDQTELRLCERSGQRTASVLWPWINRNARVADLVSILTHLQLLRARDIITAWHPPAPLLPPSTSAPRPSSPPAPCEADVPRPRKLPTASASTLPSPAFPGSQTHSGAELGPVHSPGILQPPPPRPAPSSTKPSAESPASLLQGAHPSPFCWPLSEISQGTHNFSDKLKIGEGGFGCVYRAVMRNTLYAVKRLKEGADLEWTTVKQSFLTEVEQLSRFRHPNIVDFAGYCAESGFYCLVYGFLPNGSLEDRLHFQTEACAPLSWPQRLNILLGTARAIQFLHQDSPSLIHGDIKSSNVLLDDRLMPKLGDFGLARLSRFAGANPGQSSTVARTRTVRGTLAYLPEEYVKTGRLAVDTDTFSFGVVVLETLAGQRAVRTQGAKTKYLKDLVEEEAEEAGVTLRSTQSTLQAGLATDAWAAPIASQICKKHLDPRPGPCPPELGLVLGQLACCCLHRRAKRRPPMTQVYERLEKLQVAVAVAGAEAAHHGPPSPQENSYVSVPSSGASPRQPLAAPSGAPAQATEWLQKGPNQPVESDESVSGLSAALCSWHMSPSCPPGLALPGSPAQGATLGAAAPLGQAGSARGGASQEPSWGGGPGPQLTAVEGSLLSSSASSQPPQIVINPARQKMVQKLALYEDGVLDSLQLLSSSSLPDLGGEHQHRPRPEESDEFQS comes from the exons atgGCCGGTGGGCCGGGCCCGGGGGACCCCGCGGCCCCCGGCGCCCAGCACTTCTTGTACGAGGTGCCGCCCTGGGTCATGTGCCGCTTCTACAAAGTGATGGACGCGCTGGAGCCCGCCGACTGGTGCCAGTTCG CCGCCCTGATCGTGCGCGACCAGACCGAGCTGCGGCTGTGCGAGCGCTCCGGGCAGCGCACGGCCAGCGTCCTGTGGCCCTGGATCAACCGCAACGCCCGCGTGGCCGACCTCGTGAGCATCCTCACGCACCTGCAGCTGCTCCGCGCCCGGGACATCATCACGGCCT GGCACCCGcccgcccccctcctgccccccagcaccAGCGCCCCGAGGCCCAGCAGCCCCCCTGCGCCCTGTGAGGCCGACGTCCCCCGCCCCCGGAAGCTGCCGACGGCGTCGGCGTCCACACTCCCGTCCCCAG CTTTTCCAGGCTCCCAGACCCATTCTGGGGCTGAGCTCGGTCCTGTCCACAGCCCTGGCATCCTGCAGCCGCCACCGCCACGTCCAGCCCCTTCCTCTACCAAG CCCAGCGCAGAGAGCCCAGCGtcgctcctgcagggagcccaccccTCTCCGTTCTGCTGGCCCCTCAGTGAGATCTCCCAGGGCACCCACAACTTCTCGGACAAGCTGAAGATCGGGGAGGGCGGCTTCGGCTGCGTGTACCGGGCGGTGATGAGGAACACGCTGTACGCGGTGAAGAGGCTGAAGGAG ggggcagaCCTGGAGTGGACCACAGTGAAGCAGAGCTTCCTGACCGAAGTGGAACAACTGTCACG GTTTCGTCACCCAAACATTGTGGACTTTGCTGGCTACTGTGCCGAGAGTGGCTTCTACTGCCTCGTCTACGGCTTCCTGCCCAATGGCTCCCTGGAAGACCGCCTGCACTTCCAG aCCGAGGCCTGCGCCCCTCTCTCCTGGCCTCAGCGACTGAACATCCTTCTGGGCACAGCACGGGCCATTCAGTTTTTACATCAGGACAGCCCCAGCCTCATCCACGGAGACATCAAAAG TTCCAACGTCCTCCTGGATGACAGACTGATGCCCAAACTGGGAGACTTTGGCCTGGCCCGTCTCAGCCGTTTTGCAGGGGCCAACCCCGGCCAGAGCAGCACAGTGGCCCGGACGCGGACGGTGCGCGGCACCCTGGCCTACCTGCCCGAGGAGTACGTCAAGACGGGGAGACTGGCCGTGGACACGGATACCTTCAGCTTCGGCGTG GTTGTGCTGGAGACCCTGGCTGGCCAGAGGGCTGTGAGGACGCAGGGTGCCAAGACCAAGTATCTG AAGGACCTGGTGGAAGAGGAGGCCGAGGAGGCCGGGGTGACCCTCAGAAGCACCCAGAGCACACTCCAAGCAGGCCTGGCCACGGATGCCTGGGCCGCCCCGATTGCCAGCCAGATCTGTAAGAAGCACCTGGACCCCAGGCCCGGGCCGTGCCCGCCGGAGCTGGGCTTGGTCCTGGGCCAGCTGGCTTGCTGCTGCCTGCACCGCCGGGCCAAGAGGAGGCCCCCCATGACCCAG GTGTACGAGCGTCTGGAGAAGCTGCAGGTGGCGGTGGCAGTGGCAGGAGCAGAGGCTGCCCACCACGGCCCCCCATCCCCGCAGGAGAACTCGTACGTGTCCGTCCCCAGCAGCGGCGCCAGCCCACGGCAGCCCCTGGCGGCTCCGTCGGGAGCACCGGCCCAGGCCACGGAGTGGCTCCAGAAAGGCCCCAACCAGCCCGTGGAGAGTGACGAGAGTGTGTCCGGCCTGTCCGCCGCCCTGTGTTCCTGGCACATGAGCCCCAGCTGCCCCCCGGGCCTGGCCTTGCCGGGCAGCCCTGCGCAGGGGGCCACCCTGGGGGCCGCGGCCCCCCTCGGGCAGGCCGGCAGTGCTCGGGGGGGCGCCAGCCAGGAGCCGAGCTGGGGCGGTGGCCCAGGGCCCCAGCTGACAGCTGTGGAAG gatCACTGTTGAGCAGCTCCGCGTCATCGCAGCCACCGCAGATCGTCATCAACCCGGCCCGACAGAAGATGGTGCAGAAGCTGGCCTTGTACGAGGACGGGGTCCTGGACAGCCTGCAGCTGCTGTCCTCTAGCTCCCTCCCAG ACCTAGGAGGGGAGCACCAGCACAGGCCGCGGCCCGAGGAGAGTGATGAATTCCAGAGCTGA